AGGCCGAGAGGCGGATGTCGTCGGTCAGACCGGGTTCGGACCGCACGCCGGCCCTGACCTCCAGGTCGAAGGGCGGGGCCGCCACCGAGAGGAAGGCATTGCGGTCAAAGGAGGCCGGATCGTCCCCGGCCGCCAGGAGCCGGCAGCGTTCCAGGTCCATCAAGCGTTGCAGGGCCGTGGAGAGGCGCATCTCGGCCACCGCCCGGATCGCCTCCCCCTGGAGCCGCTGCTGCGCCTGTTCGAGGTCAGAGAGCATCACGCCGTCTGCCACCGTCTCCGGGGCCGGCACACGGACGAGCCTGATGAGGGGGTGCTCGGTATAGTGCAGGGCATTCAGGAAGGGCGAGGGCTTTGCCTCGGTCTTTCGCCCGTCGTACATCACCGCCCTCGTCAGGTAGAGGCGCTCCTCGGCCCTGGTCATCGCCACATAGCAGAGGCGGCGCTCCTCCTGCCTGAAGAGTTCGCGCTCGTCTTCATCAGGGAGGAGGCTCCTGGCCAGGTCTCCGGGCACTGAAAAGGGCTTTGCGCGGTAGCGGACCGGGAACCGCCCTTCAGAGAGATCGACAAGGAAGACGACCGGGAACTCCTTGCCCTTGCTCTGGTGGATCGTCATGATCTGCACTGCATCCTCGCCGGACTCCCCTTTTGTATCCACGGCGATCTCCTGCACCTGGTCGAGGTAGAGCAGGAAGTCGGCGATTGTGGGTTCACGGCTGAGGGCGGCGTACTCGGTGGCGAGGCGGTAGAACCGGTCCAGCACCCGCCGCTCCCGTTCGTTGCCCTCCCTGAGGACGGCGGCATAGAGACCACCGCTCTCCATCATCAGGCTATGGATGAAATCCGGGAAGGAGAGGGCTGTCTTCTGCTCGATGGCGCGGCCGATCCGGCTGGCGACCTCCTGCACCGCCGCATCGCCGTTATGCTGGAGAAGAACCTCATAAACACCGTCGGTGTCCTCTCCGGTGTCGGCGTGCTTTCTGGCCGCCCGGTTGATCCCCTGCACCGTCACCTCAGAGACACCGGCCCGGCGGAGCAGGCGGTTGATCGGGATCCCGGCGTTCAGGGGATCGTCTGCCGCCTGTAGCACGGCGATCAGGTCACGCACCGCCGGGAAACGGAGGAAGTCCTCCTCGCCCACAAACTCGCAGGGGATGCCGTCGTTGAAGAGCTGCCGGTAGAATTTCTTCCCCTGGGCCCGCTGCCGGCAGAGGATGGCGATGTCGCCGCAGCGGAACCGTCGCGGTCCTTCCTCCTTTCTGGGGGTGAACTCGCTCTGCAGCAGGGCCCGGATCTCGTCGGCCACATACACCGCCTCGGCCGCCTCGTTCTCGCACTCCGCAACCACCACCGGTTCGCCGTCGGGGTTGTCGGTGCGGAGGTCCTTTGGGGTGCGGTCGGGCGCCTGTTCGATGAACTCCCGGGCGAGGGCAAGGATGGTGGCCGAGTTGCGGTAGTTCTGGTTCAGGACCGTGAGGGAGTGGTCGGGATAGGTGGCGGCGAAGTCGTTGACGTTCCCGAAATAGGCGCCCCTGAACCGGTATATTGACTGGTCGTCGTCGCCGACGACGCAGAGGTGGCCGCCTGCCATAGCCTTGACCAGGGCGAGCTGGGCATAGTTGGTATCCTGGAACTCGTCCACCAGGATATGGGGATACTGCCGCACCAGACTCTCCCGCACCGGGGGGCGGCGCTCCAGCAGGGTGACCGCCTCATGGATCATGTCGTCGAAGTCGATCCGCCGTTCGTCCCGCTTATAGCGTTCATAGGCCCGGTAGACCGAGAGGAGGTCGGCGAGGCGGAGGGCCTCGATGTCGTCCTCCGGGTCGTCGGCATCCATGAAGCGTTCGGCAAGGTACCGCTCGAGGTCGTCGGCGGTGATCAGTTCGTCCCTGAAACTGCTGATCCCGTCCATGATCGACTCGATCACGCCAGCGGCATTGTTCCCGACCTCGATGTACTCGAAATCGAAGTCGTCGATGTGCCGCTGCCCCCAGACGATCTGGTTCGTGCGGCTGATGAGGCCGTTTGTGAGGTTCAGCCCGCTCTCGAGGGGATGGTCGCGAAGCAGGGAGTGGCAGAAGGAGTGGAAGGTCTGGACGGTGCATCCGGCGGCACAATCGCCGGCCCGGTCGATCCGCTCCTGCATCTCCCGTGCGGCCCGGTCAGAGAAGGTGAGGGCCAGGATCTCTTCGGGATCTGCCTGTCCACTCTCGATGAGGTGGAGGACCTTCTCGGTGATCACCCGGGTCTTTCCCGAACCCGGGCCGGCGAGGACGAGCTGCCTGCCGGAACTGGTCACCGCCTCCATCTGGCGGGGGTTCAAAGGCATGGTGCGGCTCCGATGGTCTTTTGGGGGTGCATCAGATGTGGGTGTTTCGCGGGGGGGAGGATAAGGGTTGGGTTTTTGGTTTGGATCTGGTGTGCCCAGGGGAAAGAATATTAATTTTTTCTGGATAGAATGAGAAATGTTGGAGAAGACGAATTCCAATATCTTTTATTCTTTTGGAGTCACAAGTGCGGCAAAATAAATCATATGAAGAGGACTTAGAACTAAATTTCGAGATTCTCCATTCATTTCAATATCTATGAGGTAATATTCGCCGTGAAACTTTGAAACTTCAACAGGGAATAGGTTTCCTTTTTCATATTCTTCAGCAGCATCAAAAATGGCCCTCATATCACATCCACCTTCTTTAGCAATGGCGTGGCAATTCGGGCACATACAGAGTATATTGAATGGTTGATTATTCCACCAGATTGCACCGTCTCGATTTTCTTGAATGTGGTAAGTAACACTATAGAAACGACCCGTCTGCAGTTTTATCTGTAGCCCACAGATCTGACATCTTTCCTGATATTCATTGGAGAAGAATGACTTTGAATCTATACCATGGGGATCTATTATTTTTTGACCATCACTAATTGCTTTAACTCTCGATCTTTTAATGTGATTTCGAACTCTCTTATTATACTGTTCAGGGCCCTGTGCAATATTGTTTTTCACTCGATTCCTGATATTGTCATGTAATTTGATCTCCAAGAATGGATCTGGTCCACATTTCCACTCTAAAACAGTATCTTCCGAATGGACTGGCTTTCGATCACGCTTTAAACATTCAGCAATATTAGTTCGAATGGATTCTACATCTACCCCGTCAAGATCAGATATTCGATCATCTTTGGCATTGTCATAAATCACGCCACTTGATGATTTTTGATACCGATCTTCAATATCTCTCATTATTTGAATCAAATCTTCAAAATTACCATAATCTGAGATTTCTAAAAGATAACACAATATTTCACTTATATTCATATTCTGATCTACATACATGGCTTTACTTTGATGATCAAAGTGAGGAAGGGGGGTAAGTAATCTATTGATCTCAGGTCCAATAATCTGATAAATTGTTTTTACACGGAAGATAATAGCCATCTTGATATCAATTATCCCCAACGATCTTAATTTTCCTTGCAATTTTGAACGAGTTCTTGGCAATAGACTTTTTTTATAGAGATCAAATATAACAGCAAGATGTTCTGTTTCCTCATTATTCAAAGAGGATTCATCTTCTATTATGAGTTTTCCAACATCTTGTGGAAGTGCAAAGCCAATTGACTGGGCCGCTTCTTGCATATTAAAAAGATCTTCTTCAGTGGCTTCAAGAAGAACAACCCATATTTTTGAATCGTAGAGACTCTGGAAGGTGGTATCATCATTGAAAACCAAAACAGCCTGATTTTTATGGAATTTTTCAATTGCTGTATTAAAGTCATCTATGATGCGTCTTTGGTCAATAAAAGTCCAGGAATGATAATGCTTTAGAAGATCTCCCAGTAACTGTGTATTTTTCTTTGATACACGTCGAGAATGAAAGATTACTTCAAATAACCCTGAATAAACACTCGGGCTGTTTCCCTCTTTTAACCCAATTATTTCTCCGACTTGTTTTCCAATTTTCCCATACTGCTCTTCAATTAAAGGAGTATCGTCAGGCACTTTGAAACCAAGGCAAAAATCTTTTGCTGCCCTTAATTTTCTGGAAGATCGATCATAAATCTTAAGCTGAGATATATCTGCTCCAATAGCATGGTACTCGAGTGCAATCTCTAAAATATCATTATAATTATCAGGATTTATCATCTCCCAGAGGGCATTGACCTGATGAATGCTGTAATTATTAACCTGAAGTGCTTCAAGGTACTCAGGGTGGTATCCATTGCCTTTTTGGATATCTGTGGTAGCCTGAACAAAGTGAAGATATTTTTTTGCCTTCTTTAAATGCAAAATACTGGATGAATAAACCTTTATACAGTTTCTGGAACGAGCAACATTGCCATTTATATCTTGTAAAGGAATGAGATCTCTTGGAATACCGCCCCATGTTATGTCTTGCAAACATTTCTCTCTCAAAGTATGCCGGAAATATCTGACATAATAATTGCCAATTATGAGTTTATTATTCCAGATATCATATGCTTCAAGATCAAAACCATTCTTATTTTTCAGCCACGACTGATACAAAGGAAGGGCAAATTTACCGACATCATTTGATTCATTCCTTATTATCCCCTGCGTCAAAGGATCAAGATCAACTACCAGGACATCAACAGGGTTGCTGGACGTATAATCATTATTTATACTATTGACCCATTTTTCAAATCGAAGATGATCACACCCACTAAAATCCGAAACATCACTGTATTTGACATTATATAATCTAAACTGGGGTTCATTCCGAATTTTACACAATATAAGAAATTTTCGCCATTCCTCTTTCCACCTCCTGGTTCTTTCAACACTCTTTTTGTTGTTATCATCGTCATTTTTTGTGTTTGGAGGAGTCCAATATTTTTTTGGGAAATATAAAGTAGGCAATCCTATATCTTCAAACAAGTGATCCTCAGGATATAGCCTCAAAACTCGTGGAAGAAGTAAATCGGAAATTTTAACTGGATCTCCTGATGTCGATAGGAATTCTACATCTGACAGACCAGAAAGTGTTTCAATGAATTCATCATATTTGGACTCATTTTTTGTACGTTTTCCCCTATATTTTTGAAATATTGAGAAGAGGACATTATATCGAATATACTCTGTTTTTTTTGTAGGTAGGGTCTCGATAAGATAGGGTATCTGTAACTCCCGCAATATATTCTCATCATTTAATTCGGGTACTTCCAGAGATTTTAGCAAATCACGGACTGCACTGTTTCTTCTTACTTTCTGCTCAAAATTTTCTTTTTCTAGATTATTGTCGCCGCTGCTTTTTGGGTGATATGTATATTCGGTACTGACAATCGTATAATCAACACTATTTTCAAGACCAGTCTCTCTTGTGGATCGTGATGAAACCCAGAATATCTTACCCTCTCTTTTTTGGCCAATTAATGGTCCAAATCCTTTTTTTGGAAGAGGGAAGATCGGAGCGTTTAGCAATATGGAGCGATATTGATAATAGGTGGATTTATAAGAATTTGAATGTCTATATTTGATGCAAGGACATTCTTCTATGTTAGAATAAAGAAAAATAAGATTATCAGTATTTTTTAGCCATCGATGTGGGATTGAGATGGACGATACTAATCTGATAAATGTATCCTCATCAATTTGACTAACACCATAGTCACATAATTTAGTCTTCCATTCGGTTTTCACCAGCCAATCTGGATGGACAAATTTTTTACTCAAATATTTTTCTGCTCGATGCCGGAATGCAGGTTCAGCAGTAATCAGGGATTCTAAAAATTCTGATGGAATGATAGCATCTTCTGGTTTTACCCATTGATCTTTTCCTGATGAATATGTACGGACCCAGCACTCTTCCTTGAGCAAACTCATCAATTGAGCAAATTGGGGCGCGAGTTGTTGATCCCCGGCGGTGGCAGGAAGGTAATCTAGCAGACGCTTGGCGGTGATAGATATTTTTTTTAGTGATATGACCGCTTCAACAAGAATTTCTGGCAGTGCTGAAAGAAGGTGTTTATTCCAAGCATTTTGTTCGGGATCATGTAATTTTTCTCGATCGGCTGTTGTTTGTCCATCTAACTGAAGAAACAGAGGCGAGGGCAGAGTTACAAGGGTTGGGAGGTAGCAGAACAATCTACCATCAGGGAGTATACTTTGTTCAATCGGAAGAGGAAACGCGGCAATAACCCTTCTTTTCAGCGACTTTCCTTTAATGTCTACGTTATCCCATC
This genomic interval from Methanofollis fontis contains the following:
- a CDS encoding ATP-dependent helicase, translated to MPLNPRQMEAVTSSGRQLVLAGPGSGKTRVITEKVLHLIESGQADPEEILALTFSDRAAREMQERIDRAGDCAAGCTVQTFHSFCHSLLRDHPLESGLNLTNGLISRTNQIVWGQRHIDDFDFEYIEVGNNAAGVIESIMDGISSFRDELITADDLERYLAERFMDADDPEDDIEALRLADLLSVYRAYERYKRDERRIDFDDMIHEAVTLLERRPPVRESLVRQYPHILVDEFQDTNYAQLALVKAMAGGHLCVVGDDDQSIYRFRGAYFGNVNDFAATYPDHSLTVLNQNYRNSATILALAREFIEQAPDRTPKDLRTDNPDGEPVVVAECENEAAEAVYVADEIRALLQSEFTPRKEEGPRRFRCGDIAILCRQRAQGKKFYRQLFNDGIPCEFVGEEDFLRFPAVRDLIAVLQAADDPLNAGIPINRLLRRAGVSEVTVQGINRAARKHADTGEDTDGVYEVLLQHNGDAAVQEVASRIGRAIEQKTALSFPDFIHSLMMESGGLYAAVLREGNERERRVLDRFYRLATEYAALSREPTIADFLLYLDQVQEIAVDTKGESGEDAVQIMTIHQSKGKEFPVVFLVDLSEGRFPVRYRAKPFSVPGDLARSLLPDEDERELFRQEERRLCYVAMTRAEERLYLTRAVMYDGRKTEAKPSPFLNALHYTEHPLIRLVRVPAPETVADGVMLSDLEQAQQRLQGEAIRAVAEMRLSTALQRLMDLERCRLLAAGDDPASFDRNAFLSVAAPPFDLEVRAGVRSEPGLTDDIRLSASALSTYDDCPLRFKFGTVLRVPTRPKTYFSLGTAVHAVCEAMARRKMEGGSVGLDDALLALEQVWSPVGYPSRKKEEEDREKASEMVATYAAWEEANRNEVVDVERWFEFSIDGVRFVGSIDRLERTPEGRYVVVDYKTGNSRAFTKKALPENIQLNLYSLAVQELFGELPERATFFFVKDKKELSYAPTEETVAAFRERVSGYIQRIRAGEFPAVTGYGCKHCDYRMLCDGMEGDRT
- a CDS encoding sacsin N-terminal ATP-binding-like domain-containing protein, translating into MATNIKQERNELLQQIRTLPPSKAQEKLRYLRKHYDWEIPGYRNSLNILSDTAYQDRKHFLLELIQNADDAQYAEKNPKIRFIIETSGITIQYNEDGFSVEDIIAITDTGSSTKIQANRFSHGFIGEKGIGFKSVFALASSVEIDSPPWHFILNKDECIVPHPLNGSSLTQDGKGTRLKITFTESESIDIIADELVKIVSGELESFLFLQQLSELVVEDHRRKPDIIYSLTVRPVDRGSDQIEILSSHSRVTRRYYLYSKDVEFTRELVQKRWDNVDIKGKSLKRRVIAAFPLPIEQSILPDGRLFCYLPTLVTLPSPLFLQLDGQTTADREKLHDPEQNAWNKHLLSALPEILVEAVISLKKISITAKRLLDYLPATAGDQQLAPQFAQLMSLLKEECWVRTYSSGKDQWVKPEDAIIPSEFLESLITAEPAFRHRAEKYLSKKFVHPDWLVKTEWKTKLCDYGVSQIDEDTFIRLVSSISIPHRWLKNTDNLIFLYSNIEECPCIKYRHSNSYKSTYYQYRSILLNAPIFPLPKKGFGPLIGQKREGKIFWVSSRSTRETGLENSVDYTIVSTEYTYHPKSSGDNNLEKENFEQKVRRNSAVRDLLKSLEVPELNDENILRELQIPYLIETLPTKKTEYIRYNVLFSIFQKYRGKRTKNESKYDEFIETLSGLSDVEFLSTSGDPVKISDLLLPRVLRLYPEDHLFEDIGLPTLYFPKKYWTPPNTKNDDDNNKKSVERTRRWKEEWRKFLILCKIRNEPQFRLYNVKYSDVSDFSGCDHLRFEKWVNSINNDYTSSNPVDVLVVDLDPLTQGIIRNESNDVGKFALPLYQSWLKNKNGFDLEAYDIWNNKLIIGNYYVRYFRHTLREKCLQDITWGGIPRDLIPLQDINGNVARSRNCIKVYSSSILHLKKAKKYLHFVQATTDIQKGNGYHPEYLEALQVNNYSIHQVNALWEMINPDNYNDILEIALEYHAIGADISQLKIYDRSSRKLRAAKDFCLGFKVPDDTPLIEEQYGKIGKQVGEIIGLKEGNSPSVYSGLFEVIFHSRRVSKKNTQLLGDLLKHYHSWTFIDQRRIIDDFNTAIEKFHKNQAVLVFNDDTTFQSLYDSKIWVVLLEATEEDLFNMQEAAQSIGFALPQDVGKLIIEDESSLNNEETEHLAVIFDLYKKSLLPRTRSKLQGKLRSLGIIDIKMAIIFRVKTIYQIIGPEINRLLTPLPHFDHQSKAMYVDQNMNISEILCYLLEISDYGNFEDLIQIMRDIEDRYQKSSSGVIYDNAKDDRISDLDGVDVESIRTNIAECLKRDRKPVHSEDTVLEWKCGPDPFLEIKLHDNIRNRVKNNIAQGPEQYNKRVRNHIKRSRVKAISDGQKIIDPHGIDSKSFFSNEYQERCQICGLQIKLQTGRFYSVTYHIQENRDGAIWWNNQPFNILCMCPNCHAIAKEGGCDMRAIFDAAEEYEKGNLFPVEVSKFHGEYYLIDIEMNGESRNLVLSPLHMIYFAALVTPKE